Proteins encoded by one window of Pyrinomonadaceae bacterium:
- a CDS encoding TerC family protein: MDQIWLWVGFNVFVLVMLAVDLGIFHRKAHEVSLREAAGWSAVWVTLALLFNYGVYHFLGAQAGKEFLTGYLIEKALSVDNIFVFVLIFAYFKVPSKHQHRVLFWGVIGALLMRGAMIGAGAYLIKQFHWIIYVFGAFLVVTGIRMATHDEQDIEPAANPVLRLLHRFIPVTKTYRGQSFFVREPASVGGAMQRMATPLFVVLVLVETTDLIFALDSIPAIFAITQDAYLVYTSNVFAILGLRALYFLLAGVIHKFHFLKLGLSVVLAFVGVKMLLSDVYKIPVEASLGVVALVLGVAVAASLLFPKESEDHSPLEHDQVRPKGFSKKEGGKRGTS, translated from the coding sequence ATGGATCAAATTTGGCTTTGGGTGGGGTTCAACGTTTTCGTGCTGGTGATGCTGGCGGTCGACCTCGGTATCTTTCACCGCAAGGCGCACGAGGTTTCGCTCCGGGAGGCCGCCGGCTGGAGCGCCGTCTGGGTGACGCTCGCGCTGTTGTTCAATTACGGCGTCTATCACTTTCTCGGCGCGCAGGCTGGGAAGGAGTTTCTGACGGGCTACCTCATTGAGAAGGCGCTCTCGGTAGACAACATCTTCGTCTTCGTCCTGATCTTTGCCTACTTCAAAGTCCCATCAAAGCATCAGCACCGGGTCCTTTTCTGGGGCGTGATCGGAGCCCTGCTGATGAGGGGTGCGATGATCGGCGCGGGCGCCTACCTCATCAAGCAGTTCCACTGGATCATTTACGTCTTCGGCGCGTTCCTCGTTGTCACCGGGATCAGGATGGCGACGCATGACGAGCAAGATATCGAGCCGGCCGCGAACCCCGTCCTAAGGCTCTTGCACCGCTTCATTCCGGTCACGAAAACTTACCGCGGCCAGAGCTTCTTTGTGCGCGAGCCGGCCAGCGTGGGCGGAGCGATGCAGCGCATGGCCACACCGCTTTTCGTCGTGCTCGTGCTGGTGGAGACAACGGACCTGATCTTCGCGTTGGATTCGATTCCGGCCATCTTCGCCATCACGCAGGACGCATACCTGGTCTACACGTCGAACGTCTTCGCGATCCTGGGTCTGCGCGCGCTCTACTTTCTGCTGGCGGGAGTGATCCACAAGTTCCACTTCCTAAAGCTGGGACTGTCGGTGGTGCTGGCCTTCGTCGGAGTGAAGATGTTGCTGAGCGACGTTTACAAAATTCCCGTCGAGGCGTCGCTGGGGGTGGTAGCGCTGGTCTTAGGCGTGGCCGTGGCCGCATCGTTGCTGTTCCCGAAGGAATCGGAGGACCACTCGCCTCTTGAGCACGACCAGGTACGCCCGAAGGGGTTTTCCAAGAAAGAAGGCGGCAAGCGCGGTACTTCTTGA
- a CDS encoding universal stress protein: protein MKKISRLLIAYDGSECSDAMLQDLRRAGLPAAVEAVVATIAYVFIPDNEVNETISGPAAAMVRPSQLRATEAVKSALAMAQEAAVRISQDFPGWSVRAEAEGGTPAWELLQMANRLDVDLITIGSHGHSTVGGRLILGSVSQAVLYDASCPVRVARCGERRSDGPIRILVGFDGSAHAEPALNAVTLRTWPPGTEVRSISVGKMAGQSIGVAEERLRAAGLVASEVNLDGDAATVLVQEAEKWRADTIFVGARHVHGFQHLLHGSVSAAVAARAHCSVEVVRFGGGATGK from the coding sequence TTGAAAAAGATTTCCAGGCTGCTAATCGCATACGACGGGTCGGAGTGTTCCGACGCGATGTTGCAGGACTTGCGGCGCGCCGGCTTGCCGGCGGCCGTGGAAGCAGTCGTCGCTACGATCGCGTATGTCTTCATTCCCGATAATGAGGTCAACGAGACAATTTCCGGCCCCGCTGCCGCGATGGTCCGGCCTTCGCAGTTGCGCGCGACCGAAGCTGTCAAAAGCGCATTGGCGATGGCGCAGGAGGCCGCGGTTCGCATCAGTCAGGATTTTCCCGGGTGGTCTGTCAGAGCTGAGGCCGAGGGCGGCACGCCGGCGTGGGAACTGCTCCAGATGGCCAACCGCCTTGATGTTGATCTGATCACGATCGGATCACACGGCCACTCAACCGTAGGCGGAAGACTAATCCTTGGCAGCGTTTCGCAAGCAGTGCTTTACGACGCCTCGTGCCCCGTGCGGGTAGCGCGATGTGGTGAGCGGCGCAGCGACGGACCAATTCGGATCCTGGTTGGGTTTGACGGCTCGGCCCACGCGGAGCCCGCACTAAACGCCGTCACTTTACGCACATGGCCGCCGGGCACTGAGGTGCGTTCAATCAGCGTCGGAAAAATGGCCGGTCAAAGCATCGGGGTTGCCGAAGAGAGGTTAAGGGCCGCCGGCCTGGTCGCCAGTGAAGTAAACCTTGACGGAGACGCCGCAACGGTCCTTGTGCAAGAGGCGGAAAAATGGCGCGCCGACACTATTTTTGTCGGGGCCAGACACGTGCACGGCTTCCAGCACCTCCTGCATGGCAGTGTCTCTGCCGCTGTGGCGGCGCGGGCGCATTGTTCGGTTGAAGTGGTGCGATTCGGCGGGGGCGCGACGGGCAAGTGA
- a CDS encoding hemolysin family protein, which translates to MRFVISAVYIIVVFFLVFANGFFVASEFALVGVRRSRIETLAAGGSLKARRLLGLLDNLNAYISATQLGITMASLALGWIGEPVFAHLLEAPLKGRVSDLTLHTISFAIAFAIITFLHIVLGELAPKTLALERAEKVALAISWPMRAFYKIFQWPIRLLDWAGTRTVRLFGLHPTQEHASVYTEAELRQLIDISRKSGHLELQEQQLIQGVFEFSDAEVREAMVPRNQLEAVPVKATLEEVRTAFVSTGYSRLPVYGEQLDDIVGLLFRKDVDMGRIPHESFDVRSLVRHPAYIPVTASLGEALKQMQTARVHFMFVVDEHGGVEGILTLEDLLEEIVGEINDEYDEEVREQIRKDGDAYVLDGMLAVRDANQHLKLNLPEGSGYTTIAGFLMERAGRVLQSGDRVEHEGAIFEIERVEKRRIARIRLTPPPKTEKEQATSMHSLFGATVLAGETATSLAAGAEPLLLCI; encoded by the coding sequence ATGAGATTCGTGATTAGCGCTGTTTACATCATCGTCGTGTTCTTCCTGGTTTTCGCGAACGGCTTTTTTGTAGCCTCAGAATTTGCTCTGGTGGGCGTGCGGCGTTCGCGGATTGAGACGCTGGCCGCCGGCGGAAGTCTGAAAGCGCGCCGGTTGCTCGGGCTGCTTGATAACTTAAACGCCTACATTTCTGCTACCCAACTGGGAATTACGATGGCGTCGTTGGCTCTCGGTTGGATTGGAGAGCCGGTTTTCGCTCACTTACTCGAGGCTCCGCTCAAGGGCAGAGTTTCGGACCTGACGTTACACACCATTTCTTTCGCGATCGCCTTCGCCATTATCACCTTTCTGCACATCGTACTCGGTGAACTTGCGCCCAAGACCCTCGCGTTGGAAAGAGCGGAAAAAGTCGCCTTGGCTATTTCATGGCCCATGCGAGCGTTCTACAAAATCTTTCAATGGCCCATTCGGCTGCTTGACTGGGCCGGAACGCGTACGGTGCGGCTATTTGGTCTGCATCCGACCCAGGAGCACGCATCTGTTTACACTGAAGCAGAGTTGCGCCAACTGATAGACATCTCCCGCAAGAGCGGTCATCTCGAACTTCAGGAGCAGCAGCTGATTCAGGGAGTTTTTGAGTTCTCGGACGCCGAGGTGCGTGAAGCGATGGTCCCGCGCAATCAGCTTGAGGCGGTCCCGGTGAAGGCTACTCTGGAAGAAGTAAGAACAGCGTTCGTGTCCACCGGCTATTCGCGGCTTCCTGTTTATGGCGAGCAGCTTGATGACATCGTAGGCTTGTTGTTCCGAAAGGACGTGGACATGGGGAGAATTCCTCATGAGAGTTTCGACGTGAGATCACTGGTTCGGCATCCGGCTTACATACCGGTGACCGCTTCCCTCGGCGAAGCGCTTAAGCAGATGCAAACTGCGCGTGTTCATTTCATGTTTGTGGTCGACGAACACGGCGGCGTTGAGGGGATACTCACGCTCGAAGATCTGCTGGAGGAAATAGTCGGAGAAATTAACGACGAGTACGATGAAGAGGTACGTGAGCAGATCAGAAAAGATGGTGATGCGTACGTTCTGGATGGAATGTTAGCCGTACGCGACGCCAATCAGCACTTGAAACTGAATTTGCCTGAAGGCTCCGGTTACACGACGATCGCAGGTTTCCTGATGGAGCGCGCCGGGCGCGTTTTGCAGAGCGGCGATAGGGTGGAACATGAGGGCGCCATTTTTGAAATCGAACGAGTTGAGAAGCGGCGCATCGCCCGTATCAGGCTAACTCCCCCGCCTAAAACAGAAAAAGAGCAAGCGACATCAATGCATTCCTTATTTGGCGCGACAGTGTTGGCCGGAGAGACAGCTACGTCATTAGCTGCCGGCGCGGAGCCGCTGCTTCTTTGTATTTAA
- a CDS encoding helix-turn-helix domain-containing protein — protein sequence MSKSNSGRVFPLHVVEPSAEDEVYDDGYLRVEHENFYLACGGEPLYLPRVEFLLMSRLSRSINRVVRSEELWRAVWENSKPLNSASLHVYIHRLRSKLAPYRLQIDTVINVGYRLLKSPAAPTR from the coding sequence ATGAGTAAATCGAACTCAGGCCGAGTATTTCCGCTTCACGTCGTCGAACCCTCAGCTGAAGACGAGGTTTATGACGATGGCTATCTCCGCGTTGAGCACGAAAACTTTTACCTCGCCTGCGGCGGAGAGCCGCTGTATTTGCCGCGTGTGGAATTTCTGCTGATGTCGCGCCTGTCTCGTTCTATAAACCGCGTCGTGCGGTCTGAAGAACTCTGGCGCGCAGTATGGGAAAACAGCAAACCTTTGAATTCCGCCAGCCTGCACGTTTACATTCATCGTCTCCGCTCGAAGCTCGCTCCCTACCGACTCCAAATCGACACGGTTATTAACGTGGGATATCGATTGCTGAAGTCGCCCGCGGCTCCTACTCGATAA
- a CDS encoding carboxypeptidase-like regulatory domain-containing protein: MPRTQRVFRSMKSGLVIITILLLTTVFAFAQSGSNGTLTGVVQDPNGAHISGVTVTAKNIATGATRTTTTSDDGRWSLPGLTVGAYEVTYEMTGFKKLVRAGVEVEASVPRTLEDKLEIGEIGAVINVMEGASLISAETSTVARQLSSEQLVQVPTSTRSFTQLLSAEAGVSTDLSPVLTNGNGNQSPSVNGTRTTSTSLFFNGIDATNITTNEGSLNDNIAPAPETLQEVKLQTSLYDASTGRSGGGNFQLITKQGGNTFNGSAYYYLQNEKFNANDFFFNKEGIARPKARRNEAGFTLGGPVVKDRFFFFGSYQYTDAATGFVPTARSVTVLPAALRHITGARTADNLAAAFNLENGCTVGVNCLTAADISPVAVTLFNLINPVTGDFVIPSPRAGARLIGVDRAGARAFQFGLAPGIVSRTRQENNRLVQQLNVFPSQFTQHQFSTRLDGRLTRANTLSGTFFYSKFPGLDSFPDPSSLASPFTLQRADQNRTLAISDQHVFGPTLINEARFGYFYLNNTRSLDEPFLAQGFTSAALGIANPALLFDDSPGTRRLGHFIGRPGTNMSQFSFGGPNDSFNRRKQQTFSFSDTITWISGKHTLRFGGDFKSHRYDSNLPEEQATEFEKFDSFTQLLTGNATEADTQFGTTEKSFRFRDYSVFITDDWRLSRKLTLNAGMRYELFMWPTEKQGRIGNFDFTAFEPCFTAAGATNALCDNPSSGFLVPSNVQTTGLANVDAAINATAKAANNHTLNGQDTNNFAPRVGFAYSPLDSNRMVIRGGFGVFYDRPSAAFINTVFSNYPFLREIEITVPSGNVPIANAFAAQPTTLGLNNWLPFRIVRGSGSAGTYVIRDNTGVTADARGNATVGANLGNIAETFEFRAVDRNLKTPLVQQWNLGAQFELTKNLVVEARYVGTRGRNLLQAVAFNQGFDLNDSTTPDHIYERFNQAYVAAGAPNGPLNGGATARARGLGRAFGFANPYLGGGTATCAGGVLGGVAGASIDLNLANPITCSGSTLGGGQIINFEARVPVLGFNVPEALQLRSNGESDYHGAQFTVTHRLSKGLHFNAAYTFSRSEDTSSTDPGSTAGSGKPDVPNTGFVVQGDQRNLEANRAVSDFDRTHRFSLNFVYDLPFGSKSRFLSGWQLSGFFQAQTGTPYSIFAPEPELQTAPQYADLVRGSGGLYRLGFGRPNLCGDVTQQGADITEAAFNRGALCTAFGQNGNLSRNALRAPSQSRLDLGIVKRTRISERVVAEFGWDIFNVFNRVNFAAPDSELGSPDFGRITNSVGGPRVMQFRAKLKF; this comes from the coding sequence ATGCCGCGCACTCAACGTGTATTTAGATCAATGAAGTCAGGTCTCGTCATCATCACGATACTTCTTCTAACCACAGTCTTTGCCTTTGCCCAGTCAGGTTCGAACGGCACGCTCACGGGCGTGGTACAGGATCCCAACGGCGCTCACATCAGCGGCGTGACTGTCACCGCAAAAAACATCGCGACCGGCGCAACGCGCACCACGACCACTTCGGATGACGGCCGATGGAGTTTGCCCGGACTCACAGTGGGCGCATACGAAGTAACTTACGAAATGACGGGTTTCAAAAAATTGGTGCGCGCCGGCGTCGAAGTAGAAGCCAGCGTGCCTAGAACTTTGGAAGACAAACTCGAGATTGGCGAAATCGGCGCGGTCATCAACGTGATGGAGGGTGCGTCGCTGATTTCCGCCGAAACTTCTACGGTGGCTCGACAGCTCTCTTCGGAGCAGTTGGTGCAGGTGCCAACATCCACGCGCAGCTTCACACAGTTGTTGTCGGCTGAAGCGGGCGTCAGCACCGACCTGTCGCCAGTGCTGACTAATGGCAACGGAAACCAATCACCCTCCGTGAACGGCACGCGCACTACCAGCACCAGTCTCTTCTTCAACGGCATTGACGCGACGAACATCACGACGAATGAAGGCTCGCTGAACGATAACATCGCGCCCGCGCCTGAGACTTTGCAGGAGGTAAAGCTGCAAACTTCGCTTTACGATGCATCGACGGGACGATCCGGCGGCGGCAACTTCCAGCTCATTACCAAGCAGGGCGGAAACACTTTCAACGGCAGCGCTTACTACTATCTCCAAAACGAAAAGTTCAATGCGAACGATTTTTTCTTCAACAAGGAAGGCATCGCGCGGCCCAAAGCGCGACGCAATGAAGCCGGGTTCACGCTCGGTGGACCCGTCGTCAAGGATCGGTTCTTCTTCTTTGGCAGCTATCAATACACAGACGCCGCTACCGGTTTCGTCCCTACCGCACGAAGCGTAACGGTGTTGCCGGCGGCGCTGAGACACATTACCGGAGCGCGTACGGCTGACAATCTCGCGGCCGCTTTCAATCTGGAAAATGGATGCACGGTAGGCGTGAACTGCCTCACCGCCGCGGACATTTCTCCGGTCGCGGTGACCTTGTTCAATTTGATCAACCCGGTGACTGGCGATTTTGTGATTCCGTCGCCGCGTGCCGGCGCACGCCTGATTGGCGTCGATCGCGCAGGAGCGCGAGCCTTTCAGTTTGGGTTGGCGCCCGGCATCGTGTCGCGCACGCGTCAGGAAAATAATCGCTTGGTGCAACAACTCAACGTGTTTCCTTCACAGTTCACGCAACATCAGTTCAGCACGAGGCTGGACGGCCGTCTAACCAGGGCGAACACTTTGAGCGGCACGTTTTTCTACAGCAAGTTTCCGGGCCTCGACTCATTCCCCGACCCGTCGAGCCTGGCTTCGCCTTTCACCCTTCAGCGGGCTGATCAGAATCGCACCCTCGCAATCTCAGACCAGCACGTATTCGGCCCAACGCTAATCAATGAAGCGCGCTTCGGCTATTTCTATCTCAACAACACTCGGAGTCTCGATGAACCGTTCCTGGCCCAGGGCTTTACCAGCGCGGCGCTGGGCATCGCAAATCCGGCGCTCTTATTCGATGACAGCCCCGGCACGCGACGCCTGGGCCACTTCATTGGCCGGCCCGGCACGAACATGTCGCAGTTTTCATTCGGCGGGCCAAACGATTCGTTCAACCGGCGCAAGCAGCAAACCTTCAGCTTCTCCGACACCATTACCTGGATTTCGGGCAAACACACGCTGCGGTTCGGCGGCGACTTCAAGAGTCATCGGTACGATTCGAATCTGCCGGAAGAGCAGGCGACTGAATTCGAAAAGTTCGACAGCTTCACGCAACTGCTGACCGGTAACGCGACGGAAGCTGACACGCAATTCGGTACTACCGAAAAGAGTTTCCGATTCCGGGACTACAGCGTATTCATCACTGACGATTGGCGGCTGTCGAGAAAGCTAACGCTCAACGCCGGCATGCGATACGAACTGTTTATGTGGCCCACTGAGAAACAAGGACGAATTGGTAACTTTGACTTTACTGCATTCGAACCGTGCTTCACGGCCGCGGGAGCGACCAACGCGCTTTGTGACAATCCATCGTCAGGGTTCCTGGTGCCGTCGAATGTGCAGACCACCGGTTTAGCCAACGTCGATGCCGCAATCAACGCCACTGCGAAAGCCGCCAACAATCACACGCTCAACGGGCAGGACACGAACAACTTCGCGCCGCGTGTCGGGTTTGCCTATTCGCCGCTTGATTCAAATCGCATGGTTATTCGCGGCGGTTTCGGAGTCTTCTATGACCGGCCGTCGGCAGCATTCATCAACACTGTCTTCAGCAACTATCCATTCCTGCGGGAAATTGAAATCACGGTGCCCTCGGGCAATGTGCCTATCGCCAATGCGTTCGCGGCGCAGCCGACTACGCTTGGTCTGAATAACTGGTTGCCGTTCCGTATTGTGCGCGGATCGGGAAGTGCCGGCACATATGTGATCCGCGACAACACTGGCGTCACTGCGGACGCGCGCGGCAACGCGACCGTGGGAGCAAATCTCGGCAACATCGCTGAGACGTTTGAGTTTCGTGCGGTCGATCGCAACTTGAAGACGCCTTTGGTCCAGCAATGGAATTTGGGTGCGCAATTCGAACTGACGAAGAACCTGGTTGTCGAAGCGCGTTACGTCGGCACGCGCGGCCGTAATTTGCTGCAAGCGGTCGCGTTCAATCAGGGCTTCGACCTGAATGATTCGACGACGCCCGATCATATTTATGAACGGTTCAATCAGGCCTACGTCGCCGCCGGAGCTCCGAACGGGCCGCTAAATGGAGGCGCGACTGCGCGGGCGAGAGGACTTGGCCGCGCGTTCGGGTTTGCGAATCCGTACCTGGGCGGTGGAACGGCGACCTGCGCAGGCGGTGTCCTTGGTGGCGTAGCCGGCGCTTCGATAGATCTGAATCTGGCTAATCCGATCACGTGCTCAGGCAGCACGCTCGGTGGCGGTCAAATCATTAACTTCGAAGCGCGCGTGCCGGTGCTAGGCTTCAACGTGCCGGAAGCGCTCCAACTGCGTTCGAACGGCGAGTCGGATTATCACGGCGCGCAATTCACCGTGACGCACCGGCTCTCGAAAGGTTTGCACTTCAACGCGGCCTACACGTTTTCGAGATCGGAAGACACCAGCTCAACCGATCCGGGCAGCACTGCCGGATCGGGCAAGCCCGACGTGCCGAACACCGGATTCGTCGTGCAGGGCGATCAGCGCAACCTGGAAGCGAACCGCGCGGTTTCAGATTTTGATCGCACGCATCGGTTCAGCCTGAACTTTGTTTATGATTTGCCGTTCGGCTCAAAGAGCAGGTTTCTCTCGGGCTGGCAGTTGTCAGGATTCTTCCAGGCACAGACCGGCACGCCGTACAGCATCTTCGCGCCCGAGCCGGAACTGCAAACGGCTCCACAGTACGCGGATCTTGTGCGCGGCTCAGGCGGCCTGTACCGGCTCGGCTTTGGGCGGCCCAATCTTTGTGGTGATGTGACCCAGCAGGGCGCCGACATTACTGAAGCTGCTTTCAACCGCGGCGCGTTGTGCACGGCCTTTGGGCAGAACGGGAACTTATCGCGAAACGCTTTGCGCGCGCCATCGCAATCGCGTCTGGATCTTGGGATCGTCAAGCGCACCAGGATAAGCGAGCGCGTGGTCGCCGAATTTGGCTGGGACATTTTCAACGTCTTCAACCGGGTGAACTTCGCCGCGCCGGATTCGGAATTGGGCAGTCCCGACTTCGGCCGCATCACCAACAGCGTGGGCGGTCCGCGTGTGATGCAGTTTCGCGCGAAATTGAAGTTTTAA
- a CDS encoding alpha/beta fold hydrolase: MRRLFITMLLIFAAGGGGVAQSRSISELRQMFAYDRALSLEVKEIHVEEKDGVRIHDISYQSPKGGRITAYLVVPGGPRRKFAAVIFMHARPGSRNNFLDEAVALAKAGAVSLLIDAPFSRGGDSKRDFDSTVTKPEVDRDIYIQTVIDLRRGVDLLRSRPDVDPKRIGFVGHSYGAHTGAILAGVENRIKAYVIMAGAPSLTEFLRTSTVPAIVETRKSLTKEQQENYFKTMVVVDPINYISHVAPAALFLQFGKTDHYPTEENARLYSEQASKPKLITFYEAGHALNDEAKRDRASWLRRQLGLR; the protein is encoded by the coding sequence GACGTCTGTTCATCACAATGCTGTTAATCTTTGCCGCGGGCGGCGGTGGTGTCGCTCAGTCCAGGTCCATTAGCGAATTACGCCAGATGTTCGCTTACGACCGAGCTCTTTCACTTGAGGTGAAAGAAATTCACGTGGAAGAGAAAGACGGCGTTCGCATTCACGATATTTCTTATCAGAGTCCCAAAGGCGGCCGAATAACGGCTTACCTGGTCGTGCCGGGTGGCCCGCGACGAAAATTCGCCGCGGTTATTTTCATGCATGCACGTCCGGGAAGCCGGAACAATTTTCTCGACGAAGCGGTGGCACTAGCTAAAGCAGGCGCCGTGTCGTTGTTGATAGACGCTCCGTTCTCGCGCGGCGGAGACTCGAAACGAGATTTTGATTCTACGGTGACTAAACCTGAAGTTGACCGCGACATTTACATTCAGACGGTAATTGATTTGCGGCGCGGCGTGGATTTGCTTCGGTCACGCCCGGACGTTGATCCGAAGCGTATCGGTTTTGTCGGACACAGTTACGGCGCGCACACGGGCGCGATCCTGGCTGGGGTTGAGAACCGCATCAAAGCCTACGTGATTATGGCCGGCGCACCGAGTCTGACTGAGTTTTTACGGACCAGCACTGTTCCGGCAATTGTTGAAACACGAAAATCGTTGACTAAGGAACAACAGGAAAACTATTTCAAGACTATGGTGGTTGTTGACCCGATAAACTACATTAGTCACGTCGCACCTGCGGCGCTATTCCTTCAGTTCGGCAAGACGGACCACTATCCGACAGAAGAAAATGCCAGGCTCTATTCGGAGCAGGCAAGCAAACCGAAACTCATCACCTTTTATGAAGCGGGTCACGCTTTGAACGATGAAGCAAAGCGTGACCGCGCGTCATGGCTACGCCGGCAACTAGGTCTTCGGTAA